From a single Eubalaena glacialis isolate mEubGla1 chromosome 15, mEubGla1.1.hap2.+ XY, whole genome shotgun sequence genomic region:
- the MBD1 gene encoding methyl-CpG-binding domain protein 1 isoform X17, translating into MAEDWLDCPALGPGWKRREVFRKSGATCGRSDTYYQSPTGDRIRSKVELTRYLGPACDLTLFDFKQGILCYPAPKAHSLAIPSRKRKKPSRPAKAQKRQVGPPKSEVRKEAPRDETKADADTAPASLPAPGCCENCGISFSGDGTRRQRLKTLCKDCRAQRIAFNREQRMFKRVGCGECAACQVTEDCGACSTCLLQLPHDVASGLFCKCERRRCLRIVERSRGCGVCRGCQTREDCGRCRVCLRPPRPGLRRQWRCVQRRCLRHLAHRLRRHHQRCQRRPPLAVAPPAGKHGRRRGGCDSKVAPRRRPPRTQPLPALPPSQPPESPELHPRALAPSPPAEFIYYCVDEDELPYTNRRQNRKCGACAACLRRMDCGHCDFCCDKPKFGGSNQKRQKCRWRQCLQFAMKRLLPSVWAGSEDGAGPPAPYPRRKRPGSARRPRLGQTSKLPLATPMAQPDRARTPVKQEAGSGFVLPPPGTDLVFLREGASSPVQVPGPAPASTAALLQEAQCPGLSWVVALPQVKQEKADAQEDWTPGTAILTSPVLLPGCPSKAVDPGLPPVKQEPPDPEEDKEEENKDDSTSDLAPEEEAGGAGTPVITEIFSLGGTRLRDTAVWLPRSKDLKKPGARKQ; encoded by the exons ATGGCTGAGGACTGGCTGGACTGCCCGGCCCTGGGCCCTGGCTGGAAGCGCCGTGAGGTCTTTCGCAAGTCAGGTGCCACCTGTGGACGCTCAGACACCTATTACCAGAG ccccacaggaGACAGGATCCGAAGCAAAGTTGAGCTGACCCGATACCTGGGCCCTGCGTGCGATCTCACCCTCTTCGACTTCAAACAAGGCATCCTGTGCTATCCAGCCCCCAAG GCCCATTCCTTGGCCATCCCCAGCAGGAAGCGGAAGAAGCCTTCGAGGCCAGCCAAGGCTCAGAAACGTCAGGTTGGACCTCCGAAGAGCGAAGTCAGGAAGGAGGCCCCAAGGGATGAGACCAAGGCTGATGCTGACACAGCCCCAGCTTCGCTTCCTGCGCCTGG GTGCTGTGAGAACTGTGGAATCAGCTTTTCAGGGGATGGAACCCGACGGCAGCGGCTCAAGACTCTGTGCAAGGACTGCCGAG cACAGAGAATTGCTTTCAACCGGGAGCAGAGGATGTTTAAG CGTGTGGGCTGCGGGGAGTGTGCGGCCTGCCAGGTAACGGAAGACTGTGGGGCCTGCTCCACCTGCCTTCTGCAGTTGCCCCATGATGTGGCCTCGGGGCTGTTCTGCAAGTGTGAGCGAAGACGGTGCCTCCGGATTGTGGAAAGG AGCCGAGGGTGTGGAGTGTGCCGGGGCTGTCAGACCCGAGAGGACTGTGGCCGTTGTCGAGTCTGCCTTCGCCCTCCCCGCCCTGGTCTCAGGCGCCAGTGGAGGTGCGTCCAGCGGCGTTGCCTGCGG CACCTTGCACACCGCCTCCGCCGCCACCATCAGCGATGTCAACGACGCCCTCCCCTAGCTGTGGCTCCCCCTGCT GGTAAACACGGCCGCCGCAGGGGAGGCTGCGACTCCAAGGTGGCTCCCCGGCGGCGCCCCCCCCGAACCCAGCCACTGCCTGCACTTCCGCCCTCGCAGCCTCCAGAGTCTCCAGAGCTG CACCCCAGAGCCCTGGCCCCCTCGCCACCTGCTGAATTCATCTATTACTGTGTAGACGAGGACGAGCTA CCTTACACGAACCGTCGGCAGAACCGCAAGTGTggggcctgtgcagcctgccTGCGGCGGATGGACTGTGGCCACTGCGACTTCTGCTGTGATAAGCCCAAATTCGGGGGCAGCAACCAGAAGCGCCAGAAGTGTCGTTGGCGCCAGTGCCTGCAGTTTGCTATG AAGCGGCTGCTGCCAAGTGTCTGGGCAGGGTCCGAGGATGGCGCCGGGCCACCCGCACCTTACCCGCGTCGAAAGAGGCCTGGCTCTGCTCGAAGGCCCCGTCTGGGTCAGACCTCGAAGCTTCCCTTGGCCACGCCCATGGCCCAACCAGACCGTGCCCGGACTCCAGTGAAGCAGGAAGCAGGCAGCGGCTTTGTGCTGCCCCCGCCTGGCACCGACCTCGTGTTCTTACGGGAGGGTGCAAGCAGTCCCGTGCAGGTGCCTGGCCCAGCTCCAGCTTCCACAGCAGCTCTGTTACAG GAGGCCCAGTGCCCTGGCCTGAGTTGGGTCGTGGCCTTACCCCAGGTGAAGCAAGAGAAGGCGGATGCCCAGGAAGACTGGACACCGGGCACAGCCATCCTGACTTCTCCTGTATTGCTGCCCGGCTGCCCCAGCAAG GCAGTAGACCCAGGCCTGCCACCTGTGAAGCAAGAGCCACCTGACCCTGAGGAGGACAAGGAGGAGGAGAACAAGGATGACTCCACCTCTGACTTGGCCCCagaggaggaggcaggaggggctggCACGCCCGTG ATCACGGAGATTTTCAGCCTGGGTGGAACCCGCCTCCGGGACACAGCAGTCTGGTTGCCAAG GTCCAAGGACCTTAAAAAACCTGGAGCTAGAAAGCAGTAG
- the MBD1 gene encoding methyl-CpG-binding domain protein 1 isoform X19, translating to MAEDWLDCPALGPGWKRREVFRKSGATCGRSDTYYQSPTGDRIRSKVELTRYLGPACDLTLFDFKQGILCYPAPKAHSLAIPSRKRKKPSRPAKAQKRQVGPPKSEVRKEAPRDETKADADTAPASLPAPGCCENCGISFSGDGTRRQRLKTLCKDCRAQRIAFNREQRMFKRVGCGECAACQVTEDCGACSTCLLQLPHDVASGLFCKCERRRCLRIVERSRGCGVCRGCQTREDCGRCRVCLRPPRPGLRRQWRCVQRRCLRHLAHRLRRHHQRCQRRPPLAVAPPAGKHGRRRGGCDSKVAPRRRPPRTQPLPALPPSQPPESPELHPRALAPSPPAEFIYYCVDEDELQPYTNRRQNRKCGACAACLRRMDCGHCDFCCDKPKFGGSNQKRQKCRWRQCLQFAMKRLLPSVWAGSEDGAGPPAPYPRRKRPGSARRPRLGQTSKLPLATPMAQPDRARTPVKQEAGSGFVLPPPGTDLVFLREGASSPVQVPGPAPASTAALLQAVDPGLPPVKQEPPDPEEDKEEENKDDSTSDLAPEEEAGGAGTPVITEIFSLGGTRLRDTAVWLPRAGNREGKMDVKSGRPRRHWRHRARAGNHADGPEPMSASHHLQLR from the exons ATGGCTGAGGACTGGCTGGACTGCCCGGCCCTGGGCCCTGGCTGGAAGCGCCGTGAGGTCTTTCGCAAGTCAGGTGCCACCTGTGGACGCTCAGACACCTATTACCAGAG ccccacaggaGACAGGATCCGAAGCAAAGTTGAGCTGACCCGATACCTGGGCCCTGCGTGCGATCTCACCCTCTTCGACTTCAAACAAGGCATCCTGTGCTATCCAGCCCCCAAG GCCCATTCCTTGGCCATCCCCAGCAGGAAGCGGAAGAAGCCTTCGAGGCCAGCCAAGGCTCAGAAACGTCAGGTTGGACCTCCGAAGAGCGAAGTCAGGAAGGAGGCCCCAAGGGATGAGACCAAGGCTGATGCTGACACAGCCCCAGCTTCGCTTCCTGCGCCTGG GTGCTGTGAGAACTGTGGAATCAGCTTTTCAGGGGATGGAACCCGACGGCAGCGGCTCAAGACTCTGTGCAAGGACTGCCGAG cACAGAGAATTGCTTTCAACCGGGAGCAGAGGATGTTTAAG CGTGTGGGCTGCGGGGAGTGTGCGGCCTGCCAGGTAACGGAAGACTGTGGGGCCTGCTCCACCTGCCTTCTGCAGTTGCCCCATGATGTGGCCTCGGGGCTGTTCTGCAAGTGTGAGCGAAGACGGTGCCTCCGGATTGTGGAAAGG AGCCGAGGGTGTGGAGTGTGCCGGGGCTGTCAGACCCGAGAGGACTGTGGCCGTTGTCGAGTCTGCCTTCGCCCTCCCCGCCCTGGTCTCAGGCGCCAGTGGAGGTGCGTCCAGCGGCGTTGCCTGCGG CACCTTGCACACCGCCTCCGCCGCCACCATCAGCGATGTCAACGACGCCCTCCCCTAGCTGTGGCTCCCCCTGCT GGTAAACACGGCCGCCGCAGGGGAGGCTGCGACTCCAAGGTGGCTCCCCGGCGGCGCCCCCCCCGAACCCAGCCACTGCCTGCACTTCCGCCCTCGCAGCCTCCAGAGTCTCCAGAGCTG CACCCCAGAGCCCTGGCCCCCTCGCCACCTGCTGAATTCATCTATTACTGTGTAGACGAGGACGAGCTA CAGCCTTACACGAACCGTCGGCAGAACCGCAAGTGTggggcctgtgcagcctgccTGCGGCGGATGGACTGTGGCCACTGCGACTTCTGCTGTGATAAGCCCAAATTCGGGGGCAGCAACCAGAAGCGCCAGAAGTGTCGTTGGCGCCAGTGCCTGCAGTTTGCTATG AAGCGGCTGCTGCCAAGTGTCTGGGCAGGGTCCGAGGATGGCGCCGGGCCACCCGCACCTTACCCGCGTCGAAAGAGGCCTGGCTCTGCTCGAAGGCCCCGTCTGGGTCAGACCTCGAAGCTTCCCTTGGCCACGCCCATGGCCCAACCAGACCGTGCCCGGACTCCAGTGAAGCAGGAAGCAGGCAGCGGCTTTGTGCTGCCCCCGCCTGGCACCGACCTCGTGTTCTTACGGGAGGGTGCAAGCAGTCCCGTGCAGGTGCCTGGCCCAGCTCCAGCTTCCACAGCAGCTCTGTTACAG GCAGTAGACCCAGGCCTGCCACCTGTGAAGCAAGAGCCACCTGACCCTGAGGAGGACAAGGAGGAGGAGAACAAGGATGACTCCACCTCTGACTTGGCCCCagaggaggaggcaggaggggctggCACGCCCGTG ATCACGGAGATTTTCAGCCTGGGTGGAACCCGCCTCCGGGACACAGCAGTCTGGTTGCCAAG GGCAGGCAATCGGGAAGGGAAGATGGATGTAAAGAGTGGGAGACCGAGGAGACACTGGCGCCACCGAGCACGAGCTGGAAACCACGCGGATGGCCCGGAACCCATGTCAGCCTCTCACCACCTCCAACTTCGATGA
- the MBD1 gene encoding methyl-CpG-binding domain protein 1 isoform X25, producing MAEDWLDCPALGPGWKRREVFRKSGATCGRSDTYYQSPTGDRIRSKVELTRYLGPACDLTLFDFKQGILCYPAPKAHSLAIPSRKRKKPSRPAKAQKRQVGPPKSEVRKEAPRDETKADADTAPASLPAPGCCENCGISFSGDGTRRQRLKTLCKDCRAQRIAFNREQRMFKRVGCGECAACQVTEDCGACSTCLLQLPHDVASGLFCKCERRRCLRIVERSRGCGVCRGCQTREDCGRCRVCLRPPRPGLRRQWRCVQRRCLRGKHGRRRGGCDSKVAPRRRPPRTQPLPALPPSQPPESPELHPRALAPSPPAEFIYYCVDEDELPYTNRRQNRKCGACAACLRRMDCGHCDFCCDKPKFGGSNQKRQKCRWRQCLQFAMKRLLPSVWAGSEDGAGPPAPYPRRKRPGSARRPRLGQTSKLPLATPMAQPDRARTPVKQEAGSGFVLPPPGTDLVFLREGASSPVQVPGPAPASTAALLQEAQCPGLSWVVALPQVKQEKADAQEDWTPGTAILTSPVLLPGCPSKAVDPGLPPVKQEPPDPEEDKEEENKDDSTSDLAPEEEAGGAGTPVITEIFSLGGTRLRDTAVWLPRSKDLKKPGARKQ from the exons ATGGCTGAGGACTGGCTGGACTGCCCGGCCCTGGGCCCTGGCTGGAAGCGCCGTGAGGTCTTTCGCAAGTCAGGTGCCACCTGTGGACGCTCAGACACCTATTACCAGAG ccccacaggaGACAGGATCCGAAGCAAAGTTGAGCTGACCCGATACCTGGGCCCTGCGTGCGATCTCACCCTCTTCGACTTCAAACAAGGCATCCTGTGCTATCCAGCCCCCAAG GCCCATTCCTTGGCCATCCCCAGCAGGAAGCGGAAGAAGCCTTCGAGGCCAGCCAAGGCTCAGAAACGTCAGGTTGGACCTCCGAAGAGCGAAGTCAGGAAGGAGGCCCCAAGGGATGAGACCAAGGCTGATGCTGACACAGCCCCAGCTTCGCTTCCTGCGCCTGG GTGCTGTGAGAACTGTGGAATCAGCTTTTCAGGGGATGGAACCCGACGGCAGCGGCTCAAGACTCTGTGCAAGGACTGCCGAG cACAGAGAATTGCTTTCAACCGGGAGCAGAGGATGTTTAAG CGTGTGGGCTGCGGGGAGTGTGCGGCCTGCCAGGTAACGGAAGACTGTGGGGCCTGCTCCACCTGCCTTCTGCAGTTGCCCCATGATGTGGCCTCGGGGCTGTTCTGCAAGTGTGAGCGAAGACGGTGCCTCCGGATTGTGGAAAGG AGCCGAGGGTGTGGAGTGTGCCGGGGCTGTCAGACCCGAGAGGACTGTGGCCGTTGTCGAGTCTGCCTTCGCCCTCCCCGCCCTGGTCTCAGGCGCCAGTGGAGGTGCGTCCAGCGGCGTTGCCTGCGG GGTAAACACGGCCGCCGCAGGGGAGGCTGCGACTCCAAGGTGGCTCCCCGGCGGCGCCCCCCCCGAACCCAGCCACTGCCTGCACTTCCGCCCTCGCAGCCTCCAGAGTCTCCAGAGCTG CACCCCAGAGCCCTGGCCCCCTCGCCACCTGCTGAATTCATCTATTACTGTGTAGACGAGGACGAGCTA CCTTACACGAACCGTCGGCAGAACCGCAAGTGTggggcctgtgcagcctgccTGCGGCGGATGGACTGTGGCCACTGCGACTTCTGCTGTGATAAGCCCAAATTCGGGGGCAGCAACCAGAAGCGCCAGAAGTGTCGTTGGCGCCAGTGCCTGCAGTTTGCTATG AAGCGGCTGCTGCCAAGTGTCTGGGCAGGGTCCGAGGATGGCGCCGGGCCACCCGCACCTTACCCGCGTCGAAAGAGGCCTGGCTCTGCTCGAAGGCCCCGTCTGGGTCAGACCTCGAAGCTTCCCTTGGCCACGCCCATGGCCCAACCAGACCGTGCCCGGACTCCAGTGAAGCAGGAAGCAGGCAGCGGCTTTGTGCTGCCCCCGCCTGGCACCGACCTCGTGTTCTTACGGGAGGGTGCAAGCAGTCCCGTGCAGGTGCCTGGCCCAGCTCCAGCTTCCACAGCAGCTCTGTTACAG GAGGCCCAGTGCCCTGGCCTGAGTTGGGTCGTGGCCTTACCCCAGGTGAAGCAAGAGAAGGCGGATGCCCAGGAAGACTGGACACCGGGCACAGCCATCCTGACTTCTCCTGTATTGCTGCCCGGCTGCCCCAGCAAG GCAGTAGACCCAGGCCTGCCACCTGTGAAGCAAGAGCCACCTGACCCTGAGGAGGACAAGGAGGAGGAGAACAAGGATGACTCCACCTCTGACTTGGCCCCagaggaggaggcaggaggggctggCACGCCCGTG ATCACGGAGATTTTCAGCCTGGGTGGAACCCGCCTCCGGGACACAGCAGTCTGGTTGCCAAG GTCCAAGGACCTTAAAAAACCTGGAGCTAGAAAGCAGTAG
- the MBD1 gene encoding methyl-CpG-binding domain protein 1 isoform X29, whose amino-acid sequence MAEDWLDCPALGPGWKRREVFRKSGATCGRSDTYYQSPTGDRIRSKVELTRYLGPACDLTLFDFKQGILCYPAPKAHSLAIPSRKRKKPSRPAKAQKRQVGPPKSEVRKEAPRDETKADADTAPASLPAPGCCENCGISFSGDGTRRQRLKTLCKDCRAQRIAFNREQRMFKRVGCGECAACQVTEDCGACSTCLLQLPHDVASGLFCKCERRRCLRIVERSRGCGVCRGCQTREDCGRCRVCLRPPRPGLRRQWRCVQRRCLRGKHGRRRGGCDSKVAPRRRPPRTQPLPALPPSQPPESPELQPYTNRRQNRKCGACAACLRRMDCGHCDFCCDKPKFGGSNQKRQKCRWRQCLQFAMKRLLPSVWAGSEDGAGPPAPYPRRKRPGSARRPRLGQTSKLPLATPMAQPDRARTPVKQEAGSGFVLPPPGTDLVFLREGASSPVQVPGPAPASTAALLQEAQCPGLSWVVALPQVKQEKADAQEDWTPGTAILTSPVLLPGCPSKAVDPGLPPVKQEPPDPEEDKEEENKDDSTSDLAPEEEAGGAGTPVITEIFSLGGTRLRDTAVWLPRSKDLKKPGARKQ is encoded by the exons ATGGCTGAGGACTGGCTGGACTGCCCGGCCCTGGGCCCTGGCTGGAAGCGCCGTGAGGTCTTTCGCAAGTCAGGTGCCACCTGTGGACGCTCAGACACCTATTACCAGAG ccccacaggaGACAGGATCCGAAGCAAAGTTGAGCTGACCCGATACCTGGGCCCTGCGTGCGATCTCACCCTCTTCGACTTCAAACAAGGCATCCTGTGCTATCCAGCCCCCAAG GCCCATTCCTTGGCCATCCCCAGCAGGAAGCGGAAGAAGCCTTCGAGGCCAGCCAAGGCTCAGAAACGTCAGGTTGGACCTCCGAAGAGCGAAGTCAGGAAGGAGGCCCCAAGGGATGAGACCAAGGCTGATGCTGACACAGCCCCAGCTTCGCTTCCTGCGCCTGG GTGCTGTGAGAACTGTGGAATCAGCTTTTCAGGGGATGGAACCCGACGGCAGCGGCTCAAGACTCTGTGCAAGGACTGCCGAG cACAGAGAATTGCTTTCAACCGGGAGCAGAGGATGTTTAAG CGTGTGGGCTGCGGGGAGTGTGCGGCCTGCCAGGTAACGGAAGACTGTGGGGCCTGCTCCACCTGCCTTCTGCAGTTGCCCCATGATGTGGCCTCGGGGCTGTTCTGCAAGTGTGAGCGAAGACGGTGCCTCCGGATTGTGGAAAGG AGCCGAGGGTGTGGAGTGTGCCGGGGCTGTCAGACCCGAGAGGACTGTGGCCGTTGTCGAGTCTGCCTTCGCCCTCCCCGCCCTGGTCTCAGGCGCCAGTGGAGGTGCGTCCAGCGGCGTTGCCTGCGG GGTAAACACGGCCGCCGCAGGGGAGGCTGCGACTCCAAGGTGGCTCCCCGGCGGCGCCCCCCCCGAACCCAGCCACTGCCTGCACTTCCGCCCTCGCAGCCTCCAGAGTCTCCAGAGCTG CAGCCTTACACGAACCGTCGGCAGAACCGCAAGTGTggggcctgtgcagcctgccTGCGGCGGATGGACTGTGGCCACTGCGACTTCTGCTGTGATAAGCCCAAATTCGGGGGCAGCAACCAGAAGCGCCAGAAGTGTCGTTGGCGCCAGTGCCTGCAGTTTGCTATG AAGCGGCTGCTGCCAAGTGTCTGGGCAGGGTCCGAGGATGGCGCCGGGCCACCCGCACCTTACCCGCGTCGAAAGAGGCCTGGCTCTGCTCGAAGGCCCCGTCTGGGTCAGACCTCGAAGCTTCCCTTGGCCACGCCCATGGCCCAACCAGACCGTGCCCGGACTCCAGTGAAGCAGGAAGCAGGCAGCGGCTTTGTGCTGCCCCCGCCTGGCACCGACCTCGTGTTCTTACGGGAGGGTGCAAGCAGTCCCGTGCAGGTGCCTGGCCCAGCTCCAGCTTCCACAGCAGCTCTGTTACAG GAGGCCCAGTGCCCTGGCCTGAGTTGGGTCGTGGCCTTACCCCAGGTGAAGCAAGAGAAGGCGGATGCCCAGGAAGACTGGACACCGGGCACAGCCATCCTGACTTCTCCTGTATTGCTGCCCGGCTGCCCCAGCAAG GCAGTAGACCCAGGCCTGCCACCTGTGAAGCAAGAGCCACCTGACCCTGAGGAGGACAAGGAGGAGGAGAACAAGGATGACTCCACCTCTGACTTGGCCCCagaggaggaggcaggaggggctggCACGCCCGTG ATCACGGAGATTTTCAGCCTGGGTGGAACCCGCCTCCGGGACACAGCAGTCTGGTTGCCAAG GTCCAAGGACCTTAAAAAACCTGGAGCTAGAAAGCAGTAG
- the MBD1 gene encoding methyl-CpG-binding domain protein 1 isoform X31: MAEDWLDCPALGPGWKRREVFRKSGATCGRSDTYYQSPTGDRIRSKVELTRYLGPACDLTLFDFKQGILCYPAPKAHSLAIPSRKRKKPSRPAKAQKRQVGPPKSEVRKEAPRDETKADADTAPASLPAPGCCENCGISFSGDGTRRQRLKTLCKDCRAQRIAFNREQRMFKRVGCGECAACQVTEDCGACSTCLLQLPHDVASGLFCKCERRRCLRIVERSRGCGVCRGCQTREDCGRCRVCLRPPRPGLRRQWRCVQRRCLRHLAHRLRRHHQRCQRRPPLAVAPPAGKHGRRRGGCDSKVAPRRRPPRTQPLPALPPSQPPESPELQPYTNRRQNRKCGACAACLRRMDCGHCDFCCDKPKFGGSNQKRQKCRWRQCLQFAMKRLLPSVWAGSEDGAGPPAPYPRRKRPGSARRPRLGQTSKLPLATPMAQPDRARTPVKQEAGSGFVLPPPGTDLVFLREGASSPVQVPGPAPASTAALLQAVDPGLPPVKQEPPDPEEDKEEENKDDSTSDLAPEEEAGGAGTPVITEIFSLGGTRLRDTAVWLPRSKDLKKPGARKQ; the protein is encoded by the exons ATGGCTGAGGACTGGCTGGACTGCCCGGCCCTGGGCCCTGGCTGGAAGCGCCGTGAGGTCTTTCGCAAGTCAGGTGCCACCTGTGGACGCTCAGACACCTATTACCAGAG ccccacaggaGACAGGATCCGAAGCAAAGTTGAGCTGACCCGATACCTGGGCCCTGCGTGCGATCTCACCCTCTTCGACTTCAAACAAGGCATCCTGTGCTATCCAGCCCCCAAG GCCCATTCCTTGGCCATCCCCAGCAGGAAGCGGAAGAAGCCTTCGAGGCCAGCCAAGGCTCAGAAACGTCAGGTTGGACCTCCGAAGAGCGAAGTCAGGAAGGAGGCCCCAAGGGATGAGACCAAGGCTGATGCTGACACAGCCCCAGCTTCGCTTCCTGCGCCTGG GTGCTGTGAGAACTGTGGAATCAGCTTTTCAGGGGATGGAACCCGACGGCAGCGGCTCAAGACTCTGTGCAAGGACTGCCGAG cACAGAGAATTGCTTTCAACCGGGAGCAGAGGATGTTTAAG CGTGTGGGCTGCGGGGAGTGTGCGGCCTGCCAGGTAACGGAAGACTGTGGGGCCTGCTCCACCTGCCTTCTGCAGTTGCCCCATGATGTGGCCTCGGGGCTGTTCTGCAAGTGTGAGCGAAGACGGTGCCTCCGGATTGTGGAAAGG AGCCGAGGGTGTGGAGTGTGCCGGGGCTGTCAGACCCGAGAGGACTGTGGCCGTTGTCGAGTCTGCCTTCGCCCTCCCCGCCCTGGTCTCAGGCGCCAGTGGAGGTGCGTCCAGCGGCGTTGCCTGCGG CACCTTGCACACCGCCTCCGCCGCCACCATCAGCGATGTCAACGACGCCCTCCCCTAGCTGTGGCTCCCCCTGCT GGTAAACACGGCCGCCGCAGGGGAGGCTGCGACTCCAAGGTGGCTCCCCGGCGGCGCCCCCCCCGAACCCAGCCACTGCCTGCACTTCCGCCCTCGCAGCCTCCAGAGTCTCCAGAGCTG CAGCCTTACACGAACCGTCGGCAGAACCGCAAGTGTggggcctgtgcagcctgccTGCGGCGGATGGACTGTGGCCACTGCGACTTCTGCTGTGATAAGCCCAAATTCGGGGGCAGCAACCAGAAGCGCCAGAAGTGTCGTTGGCGCCAGTGCCTGCAGTTTGCTATG AAGCGGCTGCTGCCAAGTGTCTGGGCAGGGTCCGAGGATGGCGCCGGGCCACCCGCACCTTACCCGCGTCGAAAGAGGCCTGGCTCTGCTCGAAGGCCCCGTCTGGGTCAGACCTCGAAGCTTCCCTTGGCCACGCCCATGGCCCAACCAGACCGTGCCCGGACTCCAGTGAAGCAGGAAGCAGGCAGCGGCTTTGTGCTGCCCCCGCCTGGCACCGACCTCGTGTTCTTACGGGAGGGTGCAAGCAGTCCCGTGCAGGTGCCTGGCCCAGCTCCAGCTTCCACAGCAGCTCTGTTACAG GCAGTAGACCCAGGCCTGCCACCTGTGAAGCAAGAGCCACCTGACCCTGAGGAGGACAAGGAGGAGGAGAACAAGGATGACTCCACCTCTGACTTGGCCCCagaggaggaggcaggaggggctggCACGCCCGTG ATCACGGAGATTTTCAGCCTGGGTGGAACCCGCCTCCGGGACACAGCAGTCTGGTTGCCAAG GTCCAAGGACCTTAAAAAACCTGGAGCTAGAAAGCAGTAG